The DNA segment GAAGCAGTCACCGCGCTCGTTGAAAATATGCAGCATTTTAAAATGGGCTTTTCTTGGGGCGGTTATGAGAGTCTGATCCTAGGAATTTTCGGGATTGAAAAAATCCGCAGCGCTACTCAGTGGGATGCAAGCAAGCCGTTGATCCGTTTGCATATTGGCCTAGAAGATCCCGATGATTTAATTGCCGATCTCAGCGCGGGCTTTGAGCGCTTTAATGCCGTACTCGCCGCCAAGGCCAAATAAAGCTTAAACAACTTATATGTTAAACAACGAAGGCGGGAACTTATCCGCCTTCATTTTGCCCCGCCATCGTATTACTTCGGCTTCAATCCACCTTTACTATTTTGGCTGCGCCGCGCTTATGGCGGGGTCAATCCACGCCTGTGAACCATATAAAGGCACGGTCGATAAGGCATGTTTGTGGCTACCATTGGTCTCTTTGGTCGAATAGGACAAATACAGCAAGGTTTGATTGGGTGCATCGTAAATTCGGCGCACTTTTAAGCTCTTAAATAAAATGCTTAAAGATTCGGTAAAGACCACTTCGCCGTGTTTGCTCTTATCGATGTTGGCGATATCGGCGGCGGAAATCGGCCCCGTTTGCCGGCAACTTATGCCCATATCCGAAGGATCGGCAAAATCGAGGTTCGCTTCGATACGGCTAATATGGCAGGTCACCCCAGGGATTTTAGGATCCTGCTTGGCATCGATAATCACATCCTTAGTGGTAAATAACCCAAGGCTCACTTTACCGACATCATCGCCACAGCCCGAGAGTACCGTCCCCGCCAGCGTCACGGCCAGCAAAGACATCAAAGCCTTATTGACTCTTTTCATCTGTTTATCCTTATTCATCATCCTTCCCTATTGAGCAAAACACTTTTGTGCCCAGCGCGTTAATCCCGCCGTCACCGAGCCAAAGTGGTCACCGACGACCACTGGGGTATCGGGATAAAGGCTAGTGATTTTAGCGTAAATCGCTGGGCTACGCGCGGTGCCACCCGTCACATAAATCACATCGGGTTTGCACTCAAGACTATCGGCATCCACGGACAGCTCCTCTGGCGCTAAGCCATTGCCCGCAAGACTCTTTGCCGCTTGAGTCAACGCTTGGTGCATCAGCGCCTCTACCTTGGTGAGCGAAGGCTCGATCGCCGTTTCAAAGCCCGTGCGGCTCACTTCGGCTCGAAGTGATGCTTCAATAAAGTCCAGCGCACTCTGCGTCGTTTGCGCCTCAGACAGGGCAATTTTGGCGCGTTCGGCTAGTCGTACAATTTGGTAGCTTAACTGTTGTTGCTGCACTTTGAGCAATCTTTTTAACAGCTGCGGCTGCTCGGCCTCTTTAATGAGTTCATCAATCAGTTTGCGAGTGCTTAGGGTGGCAAACTCGCGCTGGGCGCTAATATCGTTGACGGCGACCGCATTCCAAAAGGGATTGCTTGGCATAGGTTTGCCATTACTCATCAGCGAGCCTAAACCAAAGTGCGGCATAAAGGCATTCATCGCCAGCGCGATATCCAAATCGTTCCCGCCAATCCGCTGGCCGCTGTGGCCAAGGCAATCGGCACTGCGATCGAAACTCGCCTGGTGCTTAGGCCCCATTTTGACCACGGAGCAGTCGG comes from the Shewanella mangrovisoli genome and includes:
- a CDS encoding CreA family protein, translated to MSLLAVTLAGTVLSGCGDDVGKVSLGLFTTKDVIIDAKQDPKIPGVTCHISRIEANLDFADPSDMGISCRQTGPISAADIANIDKSKHGEVVFTESLSILFKSLKVRRIYDAPNQTLLYLSYSTKETNGSHKHALSTVPLYGSQAWIDPAISAAQPK
- the yegD gene encoding molecular chaperone, which encodes MFVGFDYGSANCAVGIMQGDDVSLLPLSSDSAYLPSTVYAMDRELIAEAVYRGLPQALKADYAKKRAAQLSRARMVRHELDLDAETQAVFVGEQAVAAYLEMPEEGFYVRSPKSFLGATGLRPEQVALFEDIVTLMMQHIKVRAEAVLAEKGVASEGQTSITHAVIGRPVNFQGIGGEESNRQAEAILTLAAKRAGFVDVAFLFEPLAAGMDYEASLSADQTVLVVDVGGGTTDCSVVKMGPKHQASFDRSADCLGHSGQRIGGNDLDIALAMNAFMPHFGLGSLMSNGKPMPSNPFWNAVAVNDISAQREFATLSTRKLIDELIKEAEQPQLLKRLLKVQQQQLSYQIVRLAERAKIALSEAQTTQSALDFIEASLRAEVSRTGFETAIEPSLTKVEALMHQALTQAAKSLAGNGLAPEELSVDADSLECKPDVIYVTGGTARSPAIYAKITSLYPDTPVVVGDHFGSVTAGLTRWAQKCFAQ